One genomic region from uncultured Cohaesibacter sp. encodes:
- a CDS encoding GFA family protein — translation MKNETASSAVKGTNMNDEKVTKKKGHCFCGACQFELIGSHNWVGHCHCESCRRATASPMTTWIGHENGRWKITGIQPISYESSKGNIRAFCPKCGSPIFYKSDRYPNEVHFYASLLDDPEAVTPTSHSHFEEKLSWMHISDNLKK, via the coding sequence ATGAAAAATGAGACCGCGTCTTCTGCTGTGAAAGGCACGAATATGAACGATGAAAAAGTAACAAAGAAAAAGGGGCATTGCTTTTGTGGTGCATGTCAGTTTGAGCTAATCGGCTCTCATAATTGGGTTGGTCATTGTCATTGTGAAAGCTGTCGAAGAGCGACTGCGTCCCCGATGACAACTTGGATCGGTCATGAAAACGGAAGGTGGAAAATTACAGGAATTCAGCCCATTAGCTATGAAAGTAGCAAAGGTAATATAAGAGCGTTTTGTCCTAAATGCGGTTCACCTATTTTCTATAAATCGGATCGTTATCCAAACGAAGTCCATTTCTATGCTTCCCTTCTGGATGATCCTGAAGCAGTTACACCGACTTCTCACTCCCATTTTGAAGAAAAGCTCTCCTGGATGCACATTTCAGACAACTTGAAAAAATAA
- a CDS encoding TRAP transporter large permease produces MPIIPLLFLFAAIMSGAGIAYFVGSASVIAFVTEDHARFLAALPQRVMGQLNVFAFLAMPLFILTGELMNRGGVTEALIKFSMSIMGRFKGGLGHVNIMTSVFFAGVSGSATADAAALGNTLVPEMEKQGYDKDYAAAVTAASSIIGPIIPPSVILIFYGALMNTSVVALFAGGIVPGLLLAAVLMVINAILAHRYDHPGGRGADIPRFFPALLHALPALSLPVIIMSGILMGFMTPAEAAGLASVTAILVGWYYGRLKPRDILIALERTAVLTGAVFIILVAIATFGYLMSIERLPQALVALIKQMDLSKTQYLLMLNVIFLFAGMLMDVKAALALLGPLLIPPAILLGVDPTHMGILIGFNLTVGLLTPPLGGVLLILATVLQMDYWRLVRGAFPFLVAELILLGALIFIPELTLALPRYLGLLT; encoded by the coding sequence ATGCCAATCATCCCTCTGTTGTTTTTATTCGCAGCCATCATGTCAGGCGCGGGCATTGCCTATTTCGTGGGAAGTGCATCGGTCATTGCTTTCGTAACGGAAGATCACGCGCGCTTTCTTGCCGCGTTGCCACAGCGTGTGATGGGGCAGCTCAATGTCTTCGCTTTCCTAGCGATGCCACTGTTCATTCTGACAGGAGAATTGATGAACAGAGGTGGCGTAACCGAAGCCCTGATCAAATTTTCAATGTCGATCATGGGGCGCTTCAAGGGCGGTCTAGGACATGTAAATATCATGACATCCGTGTTCTTTGCCGGAGTCTCAGGGTCTGCGACAGCAGATGCCGCAGCTTTAGGCAACACTTTGGTCCCGGAAATGGAAAAGCAGGGGTACGATAAGGATTATGCCGCCGCTGTCACTGCGGCCTCATCAATCATTGGCCCGATCATTCCCCCATCTGTGATTCTCATTTTCTATGGCGCACTGATGAATACTTCGGTTGTTGCCCTGTTTGCAGGCGGCATCGTTCCGGGGTTGCTGCTTGCTGCCGTTCTTATGGTCATCAACGCCATTCTCGCCCATCGTTACGACCATCCGGGTGGACGAGGAGCCGATATTCCGCGCTTCTTTCCTGCGTTGTTACACGCACTTCCCGCCCTGTCTTTGCCAGTAATTATCATGAGTGGGATTCTGATGGGTTTCATGACGCCGGCAGAAGCTGCTGGTCTGGCATCAGTAACGGCCATTCTCGTTGGCTGGTATTATGGTCGCCTGAAACCCCGTGATATTCTCATCGCTCTTGAACGTACCGCTGTGCTGACCGGTGCTGTCTTCATTATTCTGGTTGCTATCGCCACCTTTGGGTATCTCATGTCCATTGAGCGACTGCCTCAGGCGTTGGTCGCTCTCATCAAGCAGATGGACCTCAGCAAGACCCAATATCTGCTCATGCTCAATGTGATCTTTCTTTTTGCCGGTATGTTGATGGATGTGAAGGCTGCGCTCGCTCTTTTGGGGCCCTTGCTCATTCCACCAGCGATCCTGCTCGGCGTTGATCCTACTCACATGGGCATCCTGATCGGCTTCAATCTCACCGTGGGACTTTTGACACCACCATTGGGCGGAGTGCTGCTTATTCTCGCAACGGTTCTGCAGATGGATTATTGGCGTCTTGTACGAGGCGCCTTCCCATTCCTGGTCGCAGAACTGATTTTGCTTGGAGCATTAATCTTTATACCAGAGCTGACCCTCGCGCTCCCGCGTTACCTTGGGTTGCTGACCTAA
- a CDS encoding LysR family transcriptional regulator yields MKRPLNFQRIKIFRVIYEVGSIRQAARRLGLSQPTVSRHIAVLEDELGFALFAREKGRTEPTWEAQRFYSETTGLIEGMERVENNVEAIRVGEGEALRIMSATSVAFELLPKALEIWRRKVPRTEVTVDSGRAIEQIRAIRSGIIDVGLAGSVQPQAGLRITTLQEEKLVAIMPSTHPLASKEFVDLEDFAVYPSVLLSPHAPIGHTVMQAFERANVTPNKIMTSFAPSFAIGLVKALQCISIVDSLVYRALANEHVTARPVSTKLCFDMVFIENENSPPRRIVEAFKDAMKEAIGSDNEK; encoded by the coding sequence GTGAAACGCCCTCTAAACTTTCAACGCATCAAGATCTTTCGCGTCATTTATGAGGTTGGAAGCATTCGTCAGGCCGCCCGAAGACTTGGACTATCTCAGCCGACGGTGAGCCGACATATCGCTGTGCTTGAAGACGAGCTGGGCTTTGCACTGTTTGCACGGGAGAAAGGACGAACGGAACCCACATGGGAAGCTCAGCGCTTTTATTCAGAAACCACCGGCCTCATTGAGGGCATGGAAAGAGTAGAGAATAATGTCGAGGCTATCCGTGTCGGTGAAGGGGAGGCTTTGCGCATCATGTCGGCGACTTCAGTGGCCTTTGAACTTCTGCCGAAGGCGCTTGAAATTTGGCGGCGCAAGGTTCCAAGAACGGAAGTTACTGTTGATAGCGGTCGGGCCATCGAGCAGATCAGAGCCATCCGCTCGGGGATTATTGATGTGGGTTTGGCCGGCTCAGTTCAGCCACAAGCAGGACTGCGCATTACCACACTGCAAGAAGAAAAGCTGGTTGCAATTATGCCATCTACGCACCCTTTGGCGAGTAAAGAGTTCGTTGATCTCGAGGATTTCGCCGTCTATCCAAGTGTTTTGCTCAGCCCGCATGCCCCTATTGGTCACACAGTCATGCAAGCGTTCGAGCGGGCCAACGTGACGCCGAACAAGATCATGACTTCCTTTGCTCCATCCTTTGCCATCGGTTTGGTCAAAGCACTTCAATGCATCAGCATTGTCGATTCCCTGGTCTACAGGGCATTGGCCAATGAACACGTTACGGCCCGTCCGGTTTCAACCAAGCTGTGCTTCGATATGGTTTTTATCGAAAATGAAAATAGCCCTCCGCGGAGGATTGTCGAAGCGTTCAAAGACGCAATGAAAGAAGCGATTGGCTCGGACAATGAAAAATGA
- a CDS encoding TRAP transporter substrate-binding protein: MKFKTLLASVALSVFLTGPSLAMDPINIAFAGPEDASVDGEYVFAKTFKDTIAEHGVDVTIHPNGTLGKEDERLDQTSQGLIEIDLGSPAVLFKMSKSAPSLYLPFLFQSEKQWDDVIAKSSILESINEDAANYGILVPGFNMRGGLVGIFTTDIPVTKMSDLKGVRLRAQNGDQIKFFESWGAKGTVVSFAEVPNALQTGVAQGYFNPPSSAIKARHTDLLKEFTPLDAMPVARVILMSKDWYDALTDEERGWVDEAYDKALAANRAWSSEYGAAAIDQLADLGVSVNPLEPGEREKFVKAATAIWTEVGDKDVIEKIQNVLK; this comes from the coding sequence ATGAAATTCAAAACACTTTTGGCGTCAGTTGCCCTGTCAGTCTTCCTTACCGGTCCATCACTTGCTATGGATCCGATCAATATTGCCTTTGCAGGCCCTGAAGACGCCAGCGTCGACGGCGAATATGTCTTTGCCAAGACCTTCAAGGATACGATCGCAGAACACGGCGTGGATGTAACAATCCATCCAAACGGAACTCTTGGTAAGGAAGACGAGCGCCTCGACCAGACAAGTCAGGGGCTCATTGAGATTGACCTGGGTAGCCCGGCAGTGCTGTTCAAAATGTCAAAAAGCGCCCCTTCGCTTTATCTGCCTTTCCTGTTCCAGAGTGAAAAGCAATGGGATGATGTCATTGCTAAATCGAGCATTCTTGAATCAATCAACGAAGATGCCGCCAACTATGGAATTCTTGTACCAGGCTTCAATATGCGCGGCGGTCTCGTTGGCATCTTCACGACGGACATTCCGGTCACCAAGATGTCTGACCTGAAAGGCGTTCGTCTGCGTGCCCAGAACGGCGATCAGATCAAGTTTTTTGAAAGCTGGGGAGCCAAAGGCACCGTTGTGAGCTTTGCAGAAGTGCCAAACGCCCTTCAGACCGGCGTAGCACAAGGTTATTTCAACCCACCCTCTTCAGCAATCAAAGCGCGTCATACGGACCTGCTAAAGGAATTCACTCCGCTTGATGCTATGCCGGTTGCCCGTGTGATCCTGATGTCAAAAGATTGGTATGATGCATTGACCGACGAAGAACGCGGCTGGGTAGATGAGGCCTATGATAAAGCTCTTGCCGCCAACCGAGCATGGTCTTCCGAATATGGAGCCGCAGCAATCGACCAACTGGCAGATCTTGGCGTAAGCGTCAATCCGCTGGAACCAGGCGAACGCGAGAAGTTCGTGAAGGCCGCAACTGCGATCTGGACAGAAGTTGGTGACAAAGACGTCATCGAAAAGATTCAAAACGTTCTCAAGTAA